The following proteins are co-located in the Gloeocapsa sp. PCC 7428 genome:
- a CDS encoding TM0106 family RecB-like putative nuclease produces the protein MTAELLLQYQRCQRRAFLDTHGDRSQRDSPSEFLLRLQQDKLIHQQNALAQQNHQQPDYHKGNWEAGAIATLELMQQGVERISQGILLTTYLEKYTLISRPDLLIKQPGNSSFGDWVYIPAQIELGKRPKLEYQIIAAYNAHVLEQIQGIAPKTAWLFLRRPEVYTVDVARWTSQMQRSLDRCLEILEAELAPEVFISRQRCSLCRWYSQCYAIAKDQQHLSLIPGVTPNRYTQLQALNVVTLESLSQVSPTQLESLPGFDRQVAHKLVLQAQAVFENRPILLNTTCERTVSPAPIELYFDIEAEPDLNLDYLLGVLVVDRQTGTETFHEFLAETPAQEETVWQQFLDLVHQYPTAPIYHFCAYEVDTVKRLGKLYHTPRSQIKTLLARFVDVYEQVIQTVALPVENYTLKAIARWLGFEWRDPQANGSHCIYWYDQWLATGDRALLDAIVRYNEDDCHATRHVKDWLIDFIAIAGVRDQRGKALPCP, from the coding sequence ATGACTGCTGAACTGCTGCTGCAATATCAACGTTGTCAAAGACGCGCTTTTTTAGATACTCATGGCGATCGCAGCCAGCGAGATTCTCCGAGTGAGTTTTTACTACGACTACAACAAGACAAATTAATTCATCAACAAAATGCTTTAGCGCAACAAAATCATCAGCAACCTGATTATCACAAAGGAAACTGGGAAGCGGGTGCGATCGCAACACTCGAACTTATGCAGCAAGGTGTTGAGCGCATTAGTCAAGGAATCTTACTCACTACCTATCTAGAAAAATATACCCTGATCAGTCGTCCAGATTTACTCATTAAACAACCAGGAAATTCATCGTTTGGTGATTGGGTTTATATTCCTGCGCAAATCGAATTGGGAAAGCGCCCTAAGTTAGAGTATCAAATTATCGCGGCGTACAACGCGCACGTATTAGAACAAATTCAAGGAATTGCACCAAAAACAGCATGGTTATTTCTGCGTCGTCCAGAAGTTTATACTGTAGATGTTGCGAGGTGGACATCGCAGATGCAGCGTAGTTTAGATCGCTGTCTGGAAATCTTAGAAGCAGAATTAGCACCCGAAGTTTTTATTTCGCGGCAGCGATGTAGTCTTTGTCGTTGGTACAGTCAGTGTTATGCGATCGCAAAAGATCAACAACATCTCTCACTCATTCCTGGAGTCACTCCCAATCGCTACACGCAATTACAAGCTTTAAACGTTGTTACTCTTGAATCTCTGAGTCAAGTTAGTCCTACACAATTAGAATCGCTACCAGGATTCGATCGCCAAGTCGCACACAAGTTAGTTTTACAAGCGCAAGCCGTATTTGAAAATCGTCCAATTTTGTTAAATACAACTTGTGAGAGAACTGTATCACCTGCACCGATCGAACTTTACTTTGATATCGAAGCCGAACCCGATCTTAATTTAGATTACTTGCTAGGAGTGTTAGTCGTCGATCGTCAAACAGGAACCGAAACATTTCATGAATTTTTAGCCGAAACACCCGCTCAAGAAGAAACCGTTTGGCAGCAATTTTTAGATTTAGTTCACCAGTATCCGACTGCGCCAATTTATCATTTTTGTGCTTATGAAGTCGATACCGTCAAACGCTTGGGCAAACTTTATCACACTCCGCGATCGCAAATCAAAACACTTCTAGCGCGGTTCGTGGATGTTTACGAGCAAGTTATCCAAACGGTTGCTTTACCAGTAGAAAACTATACTTTAAAAGCGATCGCGCGTTGGTTAGGGTTCGAGTGGCGCGATCCGCAAGCAAATGGTTCGCATTGTATTTATTGGTACGATCAGTGGTTAGCTACAGGCGATCGCGCGTTATTAGATGCGATTGTCCGCTACAACGAAGACGACTGTCATGCGACACGTCATGTCAAAGATTGGTTAATAGATTTTATTGCGATCGCAGGGGTTAGAGATCAGAGGGGTAAGGCACTGCCTTGCCCATAG
- a CDS encoding aminotransferase class V-fold PLP-dependent enzyme: MTSVSINQTAQHRQRFPALANKAYFNYGGQGPMPQAAIDAVNHAQEYIQTYGPFSTKVNAWIVEEVGQTRQAIASELHAPPETITITEDVTVGCNIALWGIDWQAGDRILLTDCEHPGVIATTQEISRRFDVEVSFCPIMATLNGGDPAEVIAQNLTPDTRLVVLSHILWNTGQVLPIDKIAQVCREYNSRIQILVDAAQSVGLLPLNLTELGADFYAFTGHKWWCGPMGVGGLYVRPEARESLHPTFIGWRSIMMDSQGKPVDWQPDGRRYEVATSAFGQYCGLRAAIATHQQWGSATQRYEQILQLSHYLWQRLNELSDIVCLRATPPESSLVSFQLKQAGSHKQLVQYLESQNMMTRTLLDPDCVRACVHYFTTTSEIDQLIAGIESYCGK; encoded by the coding sequence ATGACAAGCGTTTCTATTAACCAAACTGCACAACACCGACAACGATTTCCCGCACTAGCAAATAAAGCTTATTTTAACTATGGCGGTCAAGGACCTATGCCGCAAGCGGCGATCGATGCGGTAAATCACGCACAAGAATATATACAAACTTATGGTCCTTTTTCAACAAAGGTGAATGCTTGGATTGTTGAGGAAGTTGGACAAACACGACAGGCGATCGCCTCAGAACTTCACGCACCTCCTGAAACAATCACAATTACCGAAGATGTCACGGTGGGCTGTAATATCGCCTTGTGGGGTATCGATTGGCAAGCAGGCGATCGCATTTTACTCACCGACTGCGAACATCCTGGAGTCATCGCGACAACGCAAGAAATTTCCCGACGTTTCGATGTGGAAGTTTCGTTTTGTCCAATTATGGCAACTCTGAATGGCGGCGATCCTGCGGAAGTTATTGCGCAAAACCTGACACCCGATACGCGACTTGTTGTTCTAAGTCATATTCTTTGGAATACAGGTCAAGTTTTACCCATAGACAAAATTGCGCAAGTTTGCCGCGAGTACAACAGTAGGATACAAATTTTAGTCGATGCAGCGCAGTCAGTTGGTTTATTACCGTTAAATTTAACTGAACTTGGAGCAGATTTTTATGCTTTTACGGGTCATAAATGGTGGTGTGGTCCGATGGGGGTGGGTGGATTATATGTTCGTCCCGAAGCTAGGGAATCACTGCACCCAACGTTTATTGGCTGGCGTAGTATTATGATGGATAGCCAAGGTAAGCCTGTAGATTGGCAACCAGATGGACGACGCTATGAAGTGGCAACATCAGCTTTTGGACAGTATTGCGGATTAAGAGCAGCGATCGCAACGCATCAACAATGGGGAAGTGCAACGCAACGCTACGAGCAAATTCTGCAACTAAGTCACTATCTTTGGCAACGGTTAAACGAACTATCTGATATTGTCTGTTTACGCGCTACTCCACCCGAATCGAGTCTTGTTTCTTTTCAGTTAAAACAAGCAGGTAGTCATAAACAGTTAGTACAGTACTTAGAATCACAAAACATGATGACACGCACACTCCTCGATCCTGATTGCGTTCGTGCGTGCGTTCACTACTTCACCACCACCAGTGAGATCGATCAACTCATCGCCGGAATCGAAAGTTATTGTGGAAAGTGA
- a CDS encoding secondary thiamine-phosphate synthase enzyme YjbQ: MHYQKILRIPTQGKSLNNVTAKIESIVAESGIETGICHLFLRHTSASLVIQENADPDVLKDLENFLAKLVPEDAYYIHSAEGPDDMPAHIRTVLTHTSEQIPIAKGELLLGTWQGVYIWEHRRRSHNRELVVHITGM; encoded by the coding sequence ATGCATTACCAAAAAATCTTAAGAATTCCCACGCAAGGCAAGTCTCTCAATAATGTGACTGCCAAAATTGAATCAATTGTTGCTGAATCAGGGATAGAAACAGGAATTTGTCATCTCTTTTTACGTCATACTTCGGCTAGTCTTGTGATTCAAGAAAATGCCGATCCTGACGTACTAAAAGATTTAGAAAACTTCTTGGCGAAACTCGTTCCTGAAGATGCTTATTATATCCACAGCGCTGAAGGACCTGATGATATGCCAGCACATATTCGTACAGTACTTACTCATACATCAGAACAAATTCCGATTGCTAAAGGTGAGTTATTATTAGGAACTTGGCAAGGTGTATACATTTGGGAACATCGACGGCGTAGCCATAATAGAGAACTTGTTGTTCACATTACGGGAATGTAA
- a CDS encoding PspA/IM30 family protein, with protein sequence MHSKKLYFSLIEALTDQKIALQKYNQAEIEVVKWQRRVKLAEKKGEQNLVHLALEQEKIANVTVNELKVKLDKQTTYVDSLKHKLKAGESEFVVKHSSQRCLSTSSAIAGFDRIEEKVLQQEARANNGNRS encoded by the coding sequence ATGCACTCAAAGAAATTGTATTTTTCTCTAATTGAAGCTCTCACTGATCAAAAGATCGCACTGCAAAAGTATAATCAAGCAGAAATTGAAGTTGTTAAGTGGCAACGCCGAGTTAAATTAGCCGAAAAAAAAGGCGAACAAAACTTAGTTCATCTGGCATTAGAGCAAGAAAAGATTGCTAATGTGACTGTCAATGAACTTAAAGTTAAGCTAGACAAGCAAACAACTTATGTTGATAGCCTTAAGCACAAATTGAAGGCAGGAGAAAGTGAATTTGTTGTAAAGCACAGTAGCCAAAGATGTCTAAGTACCAGCAGTGCGATCGCAGGCTTTGATCGGATAGAAGAAAAAGTTTTGCAGCAAGAAGCACGCGCTAATAATGGAAATCGAAGCTAA
- a CDS encoding DUF6679 family protein: MLHRKIYQLCGDGREVCVFLRDQQRWIERARIIDIEGDLVTLRYETEEEDEVCSWEEMVRLESIGAVTQKLASVPRGNAEPLVSEDCPEAERIRRYTDSNPD; this comes from the coding sequence ATGCTACACCGCAAGATTTATCAACTGTGTGGCGACGGGCGTGAAGTATGCGTTTTCTTGCGGGACCAGCAACGCTGGATAGAACGCGCCCGCATCATCGACATTGAAGGTGATTTAGTTACCCTGCGTTATGAAACAGAAGAAGAAGACGAAGTTTGCTCTTGGGAAGAAATGGTTCGTCTCGAAAGCATTGGTGCTGTGACACAAAAGTTAGCTTCAGTACCACGCGGTAACGCTGAACCTTTAGTTTCCGAGGATTGTCCCGAAGCAGAACGCATTCGTCGTTACACCGACTCGAATCCCGATTAA
- a CDS encoding SRPBCC domain-containing protein, with protein sequence MFRVVKMEVFYPYPPEKVWRAIANRQTLAKWLMENNFEPCLGHKFCFQSQLPGLNEVIHCEVLKLKEPYELAYSWQDNLMESRSIVTWTLTPVDGGTQLHLEHRGYQQDAIAISIPARQSQSWQAQLTHPIVVSDRVSEPKQLGSILLNSYFNGKWEYLLHHKFVEVLASEAPIESTSLGT encoded by the coding sequence ATGTTCCGAGTCGTAAAGATGGAAGTTTTCTATCCGTATCCGCCAGAGAAAGTATGGAGGGCGATCGCAAATCGTCAAACATTAGCAAAGTGGTTGATGGAAAACAACTTTGAACCCTGTTTAGGACACAAGTTTTGCTTTCAGTCACAACTACCAGGATTAAACGAGGTTATTCACTGCGAAGTACTGAAACTGAAAGAACCCTACGAACTCGCTTATTCTTGGCAAGATAACTTGATGGAATCTCGCTCAATAGTAACTTGGACGCTAACACCTGTTGACGGCGGTACACAACTGCATTTAGAACATCGCGGATATCAGCAGGATGCGATCGCTATCAGTATACCTGCACGTCAATCTCAATCTTGGCAAGCACAGTTAACACATCCAATTGTAGTAAGCGATCGCGTTTCGGAACCTAAACAATTAGGAAGTATTCTACTCAATTCTTATTTCAATGGTAAGTGGGAATATTTGCTTCATCACAAATTTGTAGAAGTTTTGGCTTCTGAAGCACCTATTGAAAGCACTTCTTTGGGTACTTAA
- a CDS encoding MBL fold metallo-hydrolase, with the protein MSNRIPTASRHVGETSSELECFPYSVHHADEGVCLLVRMGPYRILLDCGIEDVSILKKGKRSPPADIVLCSHAHPDHAQGLLALHQAFPSLPIYASEATTQLLPLNWLEASQTQFCQALPWRSPVEFQDGLSAELFPAGHLPGAAAILLTYTTPQRTYTLLYTGDFFLSNSRLVEGMPLEELRGLKPDVLIIEGSYGTARHPHRRSQENQLAERINRAIAQGYCVLMPTPTLGIGQEILMLLRSHHSFTGRDLDIWVDGMVATGCDAYLEMLPQLPASVQNFARHQPLFWDERVRPRMRRLTAQQRAEVGKSPCIVITDESADLQQYCQPETGPWLILFPEKPGRLLPHPQSLPELAPQPSTTVETYLLAQHSDGPGITQLIHNLRPQHVIFVHGSPAYLADLTSLDELQNRYHLHSPASGTAVDLPVGDTFIQPAAPETNYEGELNELGTVITITLPESIIADPRWRVFADTGLVEARWQGEELVIRGLSQRELLNQTSDRLIANEVSCCATCKFQRGQRCWNQASPLFGFKVTPEGYCPVYERSSEE; encoded by the coding sequence ATGAGCAATCGGATACCTACAGCCTCCCGTCACGTTGGCGAAACAAGTTCCGAATTAGAGTGTTTCCCGTACAGCGTTCATCATGCTGATGAAGGCGTGTGTTTATTAGTACGGATGGGACCTTATCGCATTTTACTCGACTGTGGCATTGAAGACGTTTCTATCCTCAAAAAAGGGAAGCGATCGCCGCCAGCCGATATAGTTTTGTGTAGTCATGCGCATCCAGATCACGCACAGGGATTACTGGCATTACATCAGGCTTTTCCTTCATTACCCATCTACGCTAGCGAAGCCACAACGCAATTATTACCTCTTAACTGGTTAGAGGCAAGTCAAACGCAGTTTTGTCAAGCATTACCGTGGCGATCGCCTGTAGAATTTCAAGATGGTTTGAGTGCGGAGTTGTTTCCGGCGGGACATTTACCAGGCGCAGCCGCGATTTTATTGACGTACACCACACCACAGCGGACGTATACGTTACTCTACACAGGAGACTTTTTTTTATCGAATTCGCGCTTAGTCGAAGGAATGCCACTAGAGGAGTTGCGCGGATTAAAGCCTGATGTCTTAATTATTGAAGGAAGCTACGGAACAGCACGCCATCCGCATCGGCGATCGCAAGAAAATCAACTTGCTGAACGCATTAATCGGGCGATCGCTCAAGGTTATTGTGTGTTAATGCCAACGCCAACGCTGGGAATTGGGCAAGAAATTCTCATGTTACTGCGGAGTCATCACAGTTTTACTGGTCGCGATTTAGATATTTGGGTTGATGGGATGGTCGCTACTGGCTGCGATGCTTACCTAGAAATGCTACCGCAACTCCCCGCGTCAGTCCAAAACTTTGCACGTCATCAACCGTTATTCTGGGATGAACGCGTACGCCCCCGAATGCGCAGGTTAACAGCACAACAGCGCGCTGAGGTAGGAAAATCGCCTTGTATTGTGATTACTGATGAAAGTGCAGATTTACAACAATATTGCCAGCCCGAAACGGGTCCTTGGTTGATTCTCTTTCCAGAAAAACCAGGGCGTTTACTTCCTCATCCTCAGTCTTTACCAGAATTAGCACCTCAACCCTCAACTACCGTAGAAACGTATTTACTCGCACAACATAGCGATGGTCCTGGAATTACGCAACTGATTCACAATCTACGACCACAGCACGTTATTTTTGTTCATGGTTCGCCAGCTTATTTAGCAGATCTCACCAGCTTAGATGAGTTACAAAATCGCTACCATTTGCATTCGCCTGCGAGTGGTACAGCGGTGGATTTACCAGTCGGCGATACGTTTATCCAACCAGCCGCGCCAGAAACTAATTATGAAGGTGAACTGAATGAGTTGGGGACGGTAATTACAATTACGCTACCAGAATCAATTATTGCCGATCCCCGCTGGCGCGTTTTTGCGGATACCGGATTAGTTGAAGCCCGTTGGCAAGGCGAAGAATTAGTCATTCGCGGCTTGTCACAGCGGGAGTTACTGAATCAAACAAGCGATCGCCTCATCGCTAACGAAGTCAGTTGCTGCGCTACTTGTAAATTTCAACGCGGACAGCGATGCTGGAATCAAGCATCTCCTTTGTTCGGGTTTAAGGTGACACCAGAAGGTTACTGTCCTGTCTATGAACGTAGTAGTGAAGAATAA
- a CDS encoding ATP-dependent Clp protease proteolytic subunit, whose product MTTPIPLSIPVIQSFPQQEQPFDIYSRLLSERIVFLKGELTEEIANLIIAQLLFLDAENPEKDISLFINSDGSSAPAAITVYDAMKQLRSDITTVCVGTAAAMGAFLLSSGTKGKRYALPHARIRLQQSSGNVEGKAVDVELAAQEILYLNQTLNQILAENTGKTQQQIEIDLSRTLFLNAEEAKNYGLIDSIITKL is encoded by the coding sequence ATGACTACTCCCATACCACTAAGCATTCCAGTTATTCAATCTTTTCCTCAACAAGAGCAACCATTTGATATTTATTCGCGGTTGCTTTCCGAGCGAATTGTGTTTTTGAAAGGTGAATTGACTGAGGAAATTGCTAACTTAATTATTGCACAATTACTGTTTCTTGATGCTGAAAATCCAGAAAAAGATATTTCTTTATTTATCAACTCTGATGGTAGTTCAGCACCTGCGGCAATAACTGTTTACGATGCAATGAAACAACTTCGTAGCGATATTACTACCGTTTGTGTTGGTACTGCTGCTGCGATGGGTGCCTTCCTACTTTCTTCTGGAACTAAGGGCAAAAGATATGCTTTACCACACGCCCGAATTAGATTACAGCAATCGTCAGGAAATGTTGAAGGAAAAGCAGTTGATGTTGAGTTAGCTGCTCAAGAGATTTTATACCTTAACCAAACCCTGAATCAAATTCTTGCTGAAAATACTGGAAAAACTCAGCAGCAGATTGAAATTGATTTAAGTAGAACTTTATTCCTGAATGCTGAAGAAGCAAAAAACTACGGTTTAATCGACAGCATTATAACAAAACTATGA
- a CDS encoding sulfotransferase: MTNPRPNLFIIGAMKAGTSSLHNYLNSHPQIFMCTPKEPMFFSNQLHWEKGEQEYLKLFENAGDARIIGESSTDYSKAPYYSGVPARILQFNPEARFIYIMRDPVERTISHYWFHVAHFQERRDMMTAIQQQPHYLEVSDYAMQLQLYFDTFGRERVAILTLEELQADPTKEIQKLFAWLEVDSSFVPENLEQRKNVTPRKVLWQENSLVGSLRNSSYWQAVKPLVPKSMRTWARSLSNTYVDREVVDLEPVKAFLRPIHLKQVATLSEMLGRQFPEWKTLYTS, encoded by the coding sequence ATGACAAACCCACGTCCCAATCTATTCATCATCGGTGCAATGAAAGCAGGAACCTCGTCACTCCACAACTATTTGAATAGTCATCCTCAAATTTTCATGTGCACCCCTAAAGAACCAATGTTCTTTTCTAATCAATTACACTGGGAGAAAGGAGAACAAGAGTATCTTAAATTGTTTGAAAATGCTGGAGACGCAAGAATAATAGGAGAATCAAGTACAGATTACTCAAAAGCTCCTTACTACAGTGGCGTTCCAGCGCGAATATTGCAATTTAATCCTGAAGCTCGTTTTATCTACATCATGCGAGACCCAGTAGAACGTACAATCAGTCACTACTGGTTTCATGTCGCGCATTTCCAGGAAAGACGCGATATGATGACTGCAATTCAGCAACAGCCTCACTACTTAGAAGTTAGTGACTACGCCATGCAACTACAGTTATACTTCGACACCTTTGGTAGAGAACGCGTTGCTATCCTCACTCTTGAAGAGTTACAAGCAGATCCTACTAAAGAGATACAAAAGTTGTTCGCGTGGTTGGAAGTTGATTCGTCGTTTGTTCCCGAAAACCTCGAGCAAAGAAAGAACGTTACACCTCGTAAAGTTTTGTGGCAAGAAAATTCCCTTGTTGGTAGTTTGCGTAACTCTAGCTATTGGCAAGCAGTAAAGCCTTTGGTACCTAAGTCAATGCGGACGTGGGCAAGAAGTTTGTCAAATACTTATGTTGATCGTGAAGTAGTAGATTTGGAACCAGTTAAAGCATTTCTTAGACCGATTCACCTCAAACAGGTAGCAACATTGAGTGAGATGTTAGGTCGTCAGTTTCCCGAATGGAAGACGTTGTATACAAGTTGA
- a CDS encoding DNA-3-methyladenine glycosylase translates to MNCVNSTTLNQIVEPSWFERPSTEVAPDLLGCTLVRKLPDGQTLRGLIVETEAYAVGDPAFHAYRRRTERNAVLFGPAGRSYVYLIYGIYHCFNVVTDADGVPSAVLIRALQLEFPAEVSFPKPHRIAAGPGKLCLALQIDRSLNAVLLQPSEPLWLEHRTLEFQQQLDCQITSFVQTTRIGITQGVDLPWRWYIKNCPAVSKT, encoded by the coding sequence ATGAATTGCGTAAATTCAACGACACTCAATCAGATTGTAGAGCCTTCTTGGTTCGAGCGTCCATCTACTGAAGTTGCACCCGATCTACTCGGCTGTACGCTTGTCCGCAAATTACCCGATGGACAAACCCTACGAGGTTTAATTGTCGAAACCGAAGCTTATGCTGTCGGCGATCCGGCGTTTCATGCGTACCGGCGACGCACCGAACGCAATGCGGTACTCTTTGGACCTGCTGGAAGAAGTTATGTTTATCTTATCTATGGAATCTACCATTGTTTCAACGTCGTCACTGATGCGGATGGCGTTCCGAGTGCAGTTTTAATTCGTGCTTTACAACTCGAATTCCCAGCAGAAGTATCATTTCCAAAACCGCACCGAATCGCGGCTGGACCTGGTAAATTGTGCCTAGCGTTACAGATTGATCGCAGCTTAAATGCTGTACTCCTCCAACCGAGTGAACCACTGTGGTTAGAACATCGAACCCTAGAATTTCAACAACAGCTTGATTGTCAAATTACCAGCTTTGTGCAAACGACGCGCATTGGAATTACGCAAGGAGTTGATTTACCGTGGCGGTGGTATATCAAAAATTGTCCTGCGGTTTCTAAAACTTGA
- a CDS encoding helix-turn-helix transcriptional regulator produces MRGDIFYAIADPTRRAILDRLRDGEQPVKQLAEPFAMSLPAISQHLQILCEAGLVTQRRLGRQRIYQLNPEPLQQVQNWVSHYEQFWQVKLDNLGEYLEESCSES; encoded by the coding sequence ATGCGAGGAGATATTTTTTATGCGATTGCCGATCCGACACGTCGAGCAATTTTAGATCGCCTGCGGGATGGAGAACAACCTGTAAAGCAGCTTGCAGAACCTTTTGCGATGTCTTTACCAGCAATTTCGCAGCATTTACAGATTTTGTGTGAGGCGGGTTTAGTCACGCAACGGCGCTTAGGGCGTCAGCGAATCTATCAACTTAATCCCGAACCATTACAACAAGTGCAAAATTGGGTTTCGCATTACGAACAGTTTTGGCAAGTGAAACTCGATAACCTCGGTGAATATCTGGAGGAGTCATGTTCCGAGTCGTAA
- a CDS encoding Nif3-like dinuclear metal center hexameric protein gives MKIAELIAWFEAWANPAWQESWDNCGWQIEPGVLEESARVLVCLTPTLAVMHEAIALQNAGTPVNLIFAHHPLIFKPVKSLQTGDAIAEMTRLAFRHQIGVYTAHTNFDQVADGTADVLAQVLELKHATPIVETQPGLGYGRVGDLEPPLTLQELLTKIYTQLQPPDLIFSPEANREQTIERVAVLGGSGASFISDVVKTGAAAYLTSDCKFHQFQESRDRGLILIDAGHYATERPACAQLVAKLQNLSLEWVQLSQKDEDFRQFYGKY, from the coding sequence ATGAAAATTGCGGAACTAATCGCTTGGTTTGAAGCATGGGCGAATCCGGCTTGGCAAGAAAGCTGGGATAATTGCGGTTGGCAGATTGAACCTGGAGTGTTGGAAGAATCAGCACGGGTGCTTGTATGTTTGACTCCTACGCTTGCGGTAATGCATGAAGCGATCGCACTTCAAAATGCAGGAACTCCTGTTAACCTGATTTTTGCGCACCATCCTTTGATTTTTAAACCAGTTAAATCTTTGCAAACCGGAGATGCGATCGCCGAGATGACACGCTTGGCGTTTCGCCATCAAATCGGAGTTTACACCGCGCATACCAATTTTGACCAAGTCGCTGATGGTACAGCGGATGTGCTAGCGCAGGTGTTAGAACTTAAGCACGCTACACCCATCGTAGAAACCCAGCCAGGGTTAGGCTACGGTCGTGTGGGAGATTTAGAACCACCTTTAACTTTACAAGAACTCCTCACCAAGATTTACACTCAGCTACAACCACCCGATTTGATTTTCTCTCCGGAAGCAAATCGAGAGCAAACAATTGAACGCGTAGCGGTTTTAGGCGGTTCGGGAGCAAGCTTTATCTCAGATGTGGTGAAAACTGGTGCAGCAGCTTATTTGACATCGGACTGTAAATTTCATCAATTCCAGGAAAGTCGCGATCGCGGTTTAATTCTCATCGACGCCGGACATTACGCGACTGAACGCCCTGCTTGCGCCCAACTTGTCGCAAAATTGCAAAATTTAAGCCTTGAGTGGGTACAATTAAGCCAAAAAGATGAAGATTTTCGGCAATTTTACGGTAAATATTAA
- a CDS encoding esterase-like activity of phytase family protein translates to MIKTSYMSLSRKLLQPIILIFLGLLFTVIFITRQTTPAVPVTAVNFLGEATISTGFSFQGTELGGLSGITYDSTKDVYYAVSDDRSEKALARFYTLQINLNQGLQQGNVTPLKVTTLLNTENQPFERYRIDAEGIAVTNRETVFISSEGDAQRLINPFIKEFSLTSGKELRSLPIPERFLPTASRDRGIRNNNAFESLTVTPNQQYLYTATENALLQDEPIGRPDTSSPCRILQYDLRSGKRSHEYLYITEAVPTQINLPRFMRVGLVDLFAVDDNGNFISLERAFTGLGYSIRLYEVSLTDADDISDIESLRQVELSSIKPVKKRLLLDLKTLKNVTLDNIEGVTLGPALTDGRSLLLVSDNNFQPAQRTQFLAFTIQSQSND, encoded by the coding sequence ATGATTAAAACCTCCTATATGTCATTGAGCCGCAAACTATTACAGCCAATTATATTAATTTTCCTTGGTTTATTATTTACTGTTATTTTTATTACACGGCAAACCACACCCGCAGTACCAGTCACCGCAGTTAATTTTTTAGGAGAAGCAACAATTTCCACTGGATTTTCTTTTCAAGGTACAGAACTCGGTGGGTTATCAGGGATTACTTATGATTCTACAAAAGATGTCTATTACGCAGTGTCTGACGATCGCAGCGAAAAAGCACTAGCGCGATTTTATACCTTGCAAATTAATTTAAATCAGGGATTGCAACAGGGTAATGTGACACCTTTAAAAGTGACGACTCTGTTAAACACAGAAAATCAACCTTTTGAAAGATATCGTATCGATGCGGAGGGAATTGCGGTAACGAATCGCGAAACGGTGTTTATTTCCTCTGAAGGCGATGCGCAAAGATTAATCAATCCATTTATCAAAGAATTCTCCTTGACAAGTGGGAAAGAATTGCGATCGCTACCCATACCCGAACGATTTTTACCCACAGCGAGTCGCGATCGCGGTATTCGTAATAATAATGCATTTGAAAGTTTGACTGTGACACCAAATCAGCAATATCTCTATACCGCCACCGAGAATGCATTGCTGCAAGATGAACCAATAGGGCGACCTGATACAAGTTCGCCATGTAGAATTTTACAATATGACTTACGTTCGGGCAAGCGATCGCATGAATATCTTTATATTACCGAAGCTGTACCAACACAAATCAATTTACCTCGATTTATGCGTGTTGGGCTTGTTGATTTATTCGCTGTCGATGACAATGGCAATTTTATTAGCTTAGAACGTGCGTTTACAGGCTTAGGATACAGCATTCGCTTGTACGAAGTCTCCTTAACAGACGCCGATGATATAAGTGATATCGAGAGTCTACGTCAGGTTGAGCTTAGCAGTATCAAACCTGTCAAAAAAAGATTGTTGCTCGACCTCAAAACCTTAAAAAACGTCACACTAGATAACATCGAAGGCGTGACTTTAGGACCCGCATTAACGGATGGGCGATCGCTCCTGCTCGTCAGCGATAACAACTTTCAGCCTGCGCAGCGTACTCAATTCCTCGCCTTTACTATTCAATCTCAATCTAACGATTAA